TTGTGGGTCAGTTCGACCGTCCCGCTGAACTGAACGACTACGTGCAGCCTGCTATGCTGGCGAGCCCGAGCGGCCTGCCGCTGTCTGCAGGTGCCACGTGCACGGTGAGCGGCTGGGGGATCATGCAGCTGTTCTCCTACTACCTGTCGCCTGTGCTCCGGGCTGTCGACGTGGAGGTCATCAGCTGCCAGACGTACTACACCTACAGGACCTCCAATAACATGATATGCGCTGGCTCTCCCCTGGGGGGGAAAGACTCCTGCCAGGTGAGTCAGGGTTAATGTCCTAGATCGAGAAGTTCACGATTCATGCTGGCGTGGCATATAGACTACCGCCTGCAgaacctgtgtttgttttaaaaacaatcaaacaaacaaaaagcaaaacttaCTGGCTAGTATTAGCATTTATAGAAGCTAAAACAATATTATAAAAGCCAACTCTGAGCATGCGTCAAGCTTGCCCAGGCCTCATTGAAACTACAGGCAACGTGACATTCATTCCACTGTCTTTCGCCCCAGGGTGACTCCGGGGGCCCCCTTGTGTGTAACGGTTATTTAGAAGGTATCGTCTCCTGGGGCATCAGCTGTGCCAACCCCTACTACCCTGGGGTCTACACCAAAGTCCGGAACTTCAACCAGTGGATCGGCTGGATCATCAGCAGCAACAGTAACTAGTCTGTTTTAGCCGCAAAAACAAAACGATATCAGCCGGATGTCCGACAGCAAGCtacaaactttttaaaaagcagcaagGCCTTGTAAAATGACCAACTTGTAAGCCACTGAACCTTTGTCAAGGTTTCACTTGAGAGTGAAATAAAAGGGTAATAATTCTcaagagagaagggggaggggggtgggttGTTCTTCTTAACAATCTTAAAAATGCGTTAGGATTCGTCACTTTGCATAGTAGCTGCACAAGTTGCAATGGGGGTGTAAACGGGGGCAAATTCACAGTCAAAGTCACCGAGCTAAACTGCCAGAATGTCACGCATGTAGGAATACGGGACACACTACAGAACAGAGCGAGGGACCCGAAAGTGATACGGCCCCACCAAGGACTTGCAAACTGAAGCAAAAACCAATTTGGTTTAAGTCCAAAATGCTCCTGTTCAATTTAACACTGTTGTTGCTCCGTGCATGCTGTAATTACTCTGAACACCTTATGAAGAGAGTGTTAGGCAAATAATAGATTATGCAAGTGGTCACTTAAGAAACCGAGAGGGGAGTTGAGTTCCTGTTCGGCATGTGGCAGCCTCTGATGACAGGTGTCTAAAAACAAGCGGGCCACTGTACAGACCTGCCGGAGATATAGAAAATGACATAGGCTACGTTAATTAGATAGTTTGAAAGCAAACCTATGGATAAACTTTAACTGGAAGTCTGGAAGTGGCAGCAGTTGTAGTGGACTGTTCGCGGTTAATATTATCGCATGCGCTTGCTTTTTCTGCAGGCTGCTGTTGAGTTTTATTAATACTGCAGGACGCAAGTTACTTTTAACAATTGTAACTATTTCGTTTATATAGTACACGTTACCGTTTACTCGTTTCAGTTCATTCCAGTTCAGTTTGGGGCATTCACTAATTGGATTTAATTCtctgcaactactttaaattaACTGCATCAGAAGATTGACTCGTGCAACGTTTTTTAGACTTTTAATGTGGATTCCGCAGTGAGCCGATCTTTTAGGTGATCTGGGTCATCTGTTTTTTCAGAGGACCTACAAATACTAGAATATCTAAAGGGAGATATCTGTAAGATATTTAATTACTTGTTGGAATGTCAATCACCACTAAACGtgtttacaaaataaagaagaaaattagACCATCCATCACAATGAGTTTTCAcaataatcaaataaaagtTTTTCACTTGCCTGTCACTTAGcctaatattaaaatgatttaaaaatataataaatgaaacCAGCACAAGCTTACTTTAATCATGGCTTTAATAATTACACTGATGGTCTTGATGAAGTAAACATATACTGATAACACATCCTTTTAAATAAGTCATTATCTACCACTGTGGCTTATGTCCCAGAACAAAGCTTGCTATGATCTAAACTCGAGCTACTCTTACCGTCTCAAGCATTGTACTAACATTAGAGCTAACTGTGGGCTAGAGTCGTCCTCCCAACAGAACAATaaattagctttaaaaaaaatgtaaactgtttGCATTTCCATAAATGCTTCAAACCACACTTCCTGTCAGGTTTAGGTCTCGATTGGTGATGGTGCGGTGATGTCTTGTAAAGCCGAGTCGTGTTTGCGTAGTCCCTCCAAGAAATTGTTTTTAGACAGATGACCTGACGACTGAGAGAGACTTCTTAACTAGGGCAACAATGATATTCACCTGCAGTCTTACACACGTCTTAGCTGttattctctgtttctgtttctggtcAAACTGGTTTGGTTTagtttactattattattattattattattattatgtatctTCACCACTGTGAATATCTAGTGCACCTATGAAACAATGTCTGTGACAATATGAGACAAATCACATGGGACAAATAGAATAGACACAGAATTAAATTTGTAATACCAGCTCTGTGTCTTCATACATGCAAAGAGTGTAGTCTGTATCCACTGCCACTGCGTGACTCATCTTATAGGTTGTGTACTTGTTGACTTATACAATACGTGTGTTTTACTGAAGTATCAGGTACTGTCATGCACGCCACTGGCGCCACTTCAGACTGACAGCGGCCGTGTGGGCTGGATCCGAGGCAAAGAAAGGGATTCATAATGGTAGATAAGCATGTATGCCAACAGTGAAACACAGTACTGACGATTCAAGGTCAACCTCTTTGGGGTGTGCCTGTGGCCTCTGCTTTTTGGTTATTGCTTCACCAAAAGACTTGTCTTTTCCCTGCTTTTCATTCACTCAAACACCTCTGAAATGATGTGGCATAATTTTTTACATaaagcagagaaaaataaaagcagactTACCCTATATTACAGTGTGTGGCAGTAAGCACCCAGAACTTGTGCACCAGGGATCCTCCACAGAAATGCTGGGTCTTGGAGGTTTGCAAAGACACGATGTATCTGAATGAATTTGGCATGGCTGAATAGCAATTATGCAAAATCTTGACCTGCTAGGAAAATTGGCCAGCTCACtcaaaatgtaaagaaagaTAAGGATCACAGAAGGTCTCTGAGGCAtataagggggaaaaaacatctAAAGGAAAGTACAATATTATTTTTGCCTGCTGTCTGTCAAGAAACTTGAGTACGAAAACAGGTTGAATACAAAACACGTCAAAAGAAGCGAGTCATTGTCCTTCTCTTTGGGAACTGAAATCTTCAGAGAGTCCCTGGCCCACAGAGGTCATCTCTGAATCTGTGTAATCTTAAACATCTTGAACCTATGGGACAGCACCTAACTTAACAACCTAAGTTGCAAAATCACTTCATGTTGTTGTGCAGACGGGAATATGAAGCAAATAAATGTATCTACGTTACTGAAAAAATCTACAATAAATCCATAAAAATTATTTACCCCACACGATCATTTAGCctacacaatacagacactgtGGAGATAAAAGTCCTAATACAAAAAttacaatagaaaaaaaaaaaatcaaaccacCATAGGTCCAACCCATAGTTCCAATCACACCAACCTACCGTCTACAGTTAGCTAAGAAGAGAGTCAGAACCACCAAGAACTGGAAGAGCAGACAGGCCATGATGAGGTAAAGTAAGTAAATACAGGAGACATGAAGTGTTAGTCTGTCTAAACCTCTTCTAAATCCCTCCTCATTTCTGAGAGAAAACTGCAAATGCAACTGTATCTCAGTTTCCAAAGGTTCAGTTCCAGTTTCTGTAGGCTGTTCAATAGGCAGCAATTCCCTTTCTTCTCCACACCTGTGTTCCACAGCACTTTCCTCTTTAACCGTCCTGGAAAAAGGTAATGCTCATAATTTATATCCAAATAAAAGAACCATATATGAGAGAGCtgattttgaaatatttgttcaGAACACACAGACGTAATGCTTAATCTACATTTTTATgatgtgtatgtagtgtttctGATTTAGTAACGATTCTGTATTTCATTGCTTAAGCAGAATTGTCTTACTGAGGTAAAGTGCATGAAAGTATCTTGACATAAAAAACAGCAGTGACACCTGTTCTTTCTTCACAATAGATCTACCAGGCGTGTGCAGGAGAAATATGGTCTGCAGTTATCCTTCTGATAGTCCAAAAGGGGTTGACAGTCCAGAAGGGGTTGATAGTCCAGAAGGGGCTGCTATAAATTATTGGGTAGGCATGCCTAATTTTTTCTACACAATGTATATtgacatgtgtgcatgtaaataaGGGTACATTTGAGGCCCTAATAtatactgtttttgtgtttgaacTAAAGAAATTATTCTTGTCATTTACTGGCATTCTTGTCATTCGCTGGCATTAACTGGTATACATGTATTGTATGTTTACATATACTCCACATTCTAAAGAAAAGGTACCTGTGAAGAAATTGTTTTCAAGTTATTGTGCCACACATTGTTGAATCTAATCTGCATTGCCTTCTTTATGATggtgtgatgtctgtggttTAATAGCTACACTTTAGCACTCAGTAAggacgagagacagagagagagagagagagagagagagagagagacagagagagagagagttcttgTATCAGTTTATCTATCAGCCCAGAGGAGAAAGCAGAACAATGCAGGATAATGTATACCCATTCTAGAGCCCTCCTTGAAGAGCTCGGGAGCTCTGGAGGGACATTGGCCCAGAGAGAGTTTTAACTACCGATACATCTCTGCGTCAAAATCTACTTAGACCTATTATTCAACTACAGACTATGTATCAGATAGAAGCAACTggttaaattattttgcattgaTAATAATTTGTATTGATTTCTGAAATGATGTCACATACCATCATAGATAACATCAATAGGTtatttatatctatttataAATCCCTTGTTGAAACAGTTCTGAACTGTAATATCACATCCTGGTATTACTCCCTGCCAAGAGCAAGTGCAGATTAGAACAGGTTATTAGGTGGGCTGTCAACAGGAACGCTAATGCTATAATACAAGACCCTACACATCCTGTTTACTGTTCCTTACAGTTGTTGCCATAAGATCACTACTATAAATGTCCTCCgattaaaacaaatgttcttAGAAAGTCTTTTATTCCAATGGATATAAATTGTCTTAATTTGTAAgtagtgaaatattttaaaggagATGAATGTTGTCAAGACAAATTTCTGTCAGGTATTGATCAACAATAAAGTTTTAAATTTGAATCTGACCTTATAAGTATcgacattaaataataaatatgtagcttttcatttatcataactgtaaaattatatatatatatatatatatatatatatatatatatatatatatatatatatatatatatatatatacacacacatacatacatacatatatatatatatatatatatatatatatataattttacatatatatatatatatatatatatatatatatatatatatatatatatatatatataaaacaaacataactataacaaaaTGGGAGTTTATATTTCCTCAAACCCACTATCATCCCCTGACGTGATATTCTTTTCACTAGGACTATACAGCTTTGCCTAACAAATTAGCTTATTGTACAACCTGTTAATACCTCTTCTTATTCCTGAACACAGTACACAGAAGCCTTGATAGTGATTGAACAAAAGGAGTCCACTGCTATTGAAACCCGCTGGGCAGGGCCAAGATGAATATCACtcccatctctgtctgtgttgaAGAAACAATAGAGACAACAAGTTGTCATACCTAAGGGACAGATGTGATTACACTATAAAAGCCAAGACATGGTTCCCAGGGTCACCAATTCTGGAGCACACCTGTTAGATTATTACAGATCTGACCTGCGCCTGCCAAGTGAGTACTACAACTGGTATTATTATGGCGATTATTTTTCTTATAGGGtggtaaaataaatgaaaaaaaaaaggtatattGGGCTACTTGACAAATTTGAATGAACCCAGACCCACTCATGCAATTGCTAACATGATATAACTACTATATAGTAAAGTCGTCGTAGTCCTATACCGTCAAATGTTTACTactttgtttcagattttttaacATGAAGAAATATGTTGAATATTCAATTCTTCTCGTCGTTTTCATTATTCAAGGTAAAGTTTCACGGCTTTGGTCACGTTGTACGCATTTAAATGCGGTGAATACTGCGCATTTATTCCCATTACACAACCTAATCAACTAATTCTCGATCACCGTCCTCAGTTGCAAAGGCTGATTGTTTTTAACGTTTTTACGCAGATATgattaaacacaaaatgtattttatttccaaCATAATTTACAAAACTTTCAGACGTCTCTCTTTTCGCAGGTTCACTGCAGCAGAGAATCATCGGCGGACAGGAGGTAGTGCCCAATTCTATTAAATATCAGGCGTCTATACAGTACAACGGCAATCACTACTGCGGGGGAACCCTCATAAATGCCCAGTGGGTGGTGTCTGCCGCCCACTGCTGGAAGCCGTAAGAACTGTTGCCAtctcaaatatattttaagtacAGCTGATTTACACGTTAAACATTTATGATAATTTTTACTCccccagtaaaaataaaaacgtgATCTTCATGGCAGAATTCAGAAAGCCTCAGATGaacttgaaaatgaaacatCTAGGCAACATTATGGTTACAAATGTGATTTAGGCTTAGGAGAGAGTACCTGACTCAAAACCTTCCTCTTTGGTCCACAGATATTATTTGATCACAGTAGTCCTGGGTGCACATGATTTAACCAAGTTGGAGGGAACTGTGCAGGCATTCAATGTCACCAAAGCCCTCGTCTACTACATGTACAACTATAGGACATTTGATGGTGACATCATGCTCCTGAAAGTaagttaaacaaaaatgtttaacattcTCCGATGAGCTTGGCTATGGGACCTAAACGAAAGTGTTCCTTTCATTTATCCAAACTAACAACTCACTCCATGCATCCAATAAACCATTCAGTGGGCCATATAGTTTAATCTTTGTATAAACTGCTCAAATAACCCAAGTGATTGCAGAACCCAGGGCTGTCAATGGATTTAAGGGATTCTAATGTCCAGACCATACCTGAGCTCCCAGAGCATACCTGAGCACTGATTGCCTTGCACATGTTCTTTCTAGTGATGGGTTCAGTCCTCCCTAAGTGTCTTTGCGCTCCGTTTTCATGTGTTACCGTGTGGGTCAGTTCGACCGTCCAGCCAGCGTTAACGCTTACGTGCAGCCTGCTCTGCTGTCGAGCGTGAGCGCCTCGCCGCTGTCCGGGGGTGTGACATGCACAGTGAGCGGCTGGGGAGTCACACAGGTGTACAGTTACTACCTGTCACCTGTGCTCCGGTCCGTGGATGTGCAGGTCATCTCCGGCTGCCAGgtgtactactactactacatgaTCACAGACAGCATGATGTGTGCCGGCTCCCCAATCGGGGGAAAAGACTCCTGCCAGGTGAGTTAAGGATAATGTTCTAAAGTGATAAATAGAATCTGTAAATATAGTTCTTTATCACTTCATATTGGCTTGGTATGAAGTCTGCTGCCCTGGACACTGATCATGGTCAGAAAGACTTCATCGAGGTTTCAGGCAGTGTGACATTCTGCCCTTTCCGACGGCAGGGTGACTCTGGCGGCCCCCTCGTGTGTAACGGCTATTTCGAAGGTATCGTCTCCTGGGGCATCAGCTGTGCCAACCCCTACTACCCTGGGGTGTACACCAAAGTCCGGAACTTCATCCAATGGATCAATTCGACCATCAGCAGCAACAGTAACTAGGCTGTTTTAGCAGCACAATAAAATGGTATTGCTAGTTAAAAGGGAAAAAGGGGACTTCTTCACCATGTGTGTCGGTGGCCAATTCTTGTAGCTACTTTATGATTTGCATATAACAAAACAGTAATGTATAGGATATACTATAAGCAACCTTACATTCGAACTCACAACCATGAGGTGGGGCTAGTGTAGCTAACTAGAACTGTACCCTAGGAATTATTTTGATGTAACCACTTGTCATAGAGAATAAATTCCATACAGTTCTTCAAAAGAGCAGAGCCAAAGACATGATACAATCAATAGCAGTCAatttataaataattcaaacaaataCATGGAAACCAGAGAAACAATTCATTAAGACAAACAGTAATCAATTAATCCCAatgctttaatatttaatccTTTTATTGAATTCTACTCAGTCAACAGCCACTCTAACTGAGGAAAAGACACCTCAGGGGGATAGGTATACTCACTGCTAAAGGATTCCATTGTATTACTTCTTTCAGCAAGGGTTCAATTTCCTTTGGCGCCAGAAATGCAAGGATGTAAGATACCAGTCAGTGATGGCCAGTGGCTAGTTGCAGTCATCATTGGTAGCTGCCAGTGGTGGCTGCCAGTTGCCAGTCACTGGTTATAGCACTTCTAGATAAGTATCCACAATGTTGCTGGCATTTATTATCTACCATGGGACTGAATGAGGTTCTGGAATGCCCCCTATTTTATCTCTACTCATTTACAGCTCACAGTAGTcgtatttaaatatgtttattttatataaaatacccAATCCATTCAGCATAATGTATGAGTagctttctttctgtctgtccacccatctttcttgctttcttcttttcGTCATTTAGTCTCCTATAACAACCATGCCCATCACCACCTCACAACCACACTTGTTCACAAAAGTTCACAGAAAAACCAGTAGCTAGTACTACTGACTGATTAGCGTGCCAGAAATTTATTTAAAGACTCAGGgaacatataaaaatgtttgtatgataCTAAACTAGACTATTATACATTCAACAAACGTTCagtaaaaatagaaaagaaatatGATAAAAACACTGCTCAAAAAGCAAATCAACTTGACTTATCAGTCCTAGCTGAGAATAGTCTGGTCACAGTCTTTACATTCCAGTACTTGACTGACAGTGTGCTGTCACAGACTTGCAGAGTGCTACGCTACACATTCCTAGCTGGATGTAATGGTGCAAGAAAGATCAGAATAATGCAACCATACATGTACAAGCTTCCCAGTGAGGATACCGATGCAGATAGTTCAGGCAGCAGATGAGCCTCGATCATTGGAGCAGACAGTATGATAGTTTTCCGTGTTTGCTAACAGGATGAAATCTATTGGCTTACACATGAACAGCTTGCTCAGTGGATAGTGTAAAATTACATAGATTTCACTGCTAATTAACTATACACTCAAACTATCATATATGTCAGTCTAGCTTTATCTAACTTGGTGTCACTGGTATGCTCCAATTTGTCAGAGACCATGTGatgtataaaaacaaatttaggTTTGTGTAGAGTATGTAGGAACATAGAACATGTAGGAGGGGCATCAACTTTCTGACTGTTAAGAATAGAACTTATATAAGACCACCCACTTACATCAGAAGGGGAGAAATTCTggaaaaatgtgtcatttacagGACTTTGGAGTGGTATTTATAGGACACActttgtatatgtgcatatgtgcaatGTGTGAACACAGATGTTCCTTGAGTCTTTAACTGGAGATGGCCAGTCTCTTTCACTGTGAAAAGAGGTACCCATATGAATCAAATTTAGCGCAGTATGAAATTTGTCATACATCTGGTGCCTCTGCCTTTTAACctcattttaaagtttttgtttttagaaaataaaaagttatAAAGATCACGATTCATCTCAATAGTTTGATTTGATACTTTAACAGCTTTCTGAAATCAAGATATACTGCAGGGATGATATAATACACTTGCAGAAAGttgaattaatattaaaatacaatatttacaaaactCTACAGTAATGAATAACTGATGTGTAACCCTTGGTAGGGTGGCTCAATGGGATCGGCTGAGAACAGACCCAGAGTTTAATATGTTCCAGACCGAGAAACTTACAACACGGTTAAGTTGTATTTGATAATTGcctacaaacaaaaacaaaaatcaaacaaagaaagaaaatataaaagtcACCCCTGATAGCTATCAGTCGCAGTTGAAAAGTGCATGTGGGAACTTTTCCAAAAACAATAAACCCACATAGTATATTATTCAATCTACAGAAACATGGAAAACAGAGTACTGTATAATTGATAGGTACACATGAAATATCCAGAGTCAAAACAACAGCTAGTCACATCTAAAACACAAAACCAGCCTAATGAAAACAAGTCAATATACCTTTCCCAAAAAAGATCCCATACCACAGAGGCAGTCCCCTCAGAACAAACCTGGACAAGTGTAGCTGTATGATTATTGGCTATATACCATTTGTCACACAAGTGTCAATGACTTTTCTATGTCTTTTGGAAGACAATGTTTTTGGAAGGTGGTGGAGCATAAAAGGTGGCATCTATTATATGTTACATATATTGTTTCATGTGACCCTGCCTAAGAAAGTACACAAAGATTTTCCCCAGAGCCTGAACATGTAGACCAAAGATGTAAAATAGagtactatataaatacagtatatgttTTGGTATGAAATGACAGTCTTAGCTAACCTCTCTAGCTAACCTCTCTGACTCTGCAACTATCAGTAAATGATGCAGATATAGACTGAAGTGTGACTAGAGAGCTAGTTATTAAGCTAAGTGTAgatcacacattcactcatgaAAGTGAGTGGTCTAGTGGTTAACTGAATTATGGCCAGTATGTAGCAACAAATGCATTCCTGGCCCAATACATTCTTGCAGTCCTCTGTATATCTTGGAGTATTACAATACTCATATAATATCTGCAACTATTGGTAAATGATCTAAAGGTGGGCTAGTTTGTCAAAATACCAAATGTCCTAGGTGAAGTTTACTGCTTGCTAGTTAACATCAGGTAGGTTGAAATCTGGCTAGCTAGACCTCTTGCACATGTGCATTTCAATAATGGTATATAGCCGGTCAGTAAAAATAGCAAAGGGTGAAAGAGAAACCTGCATATAAGCAAGCAACTGCAAACTATGCGCGGATGTAATCGTCAGCTAGGTTGAAATGTGGTAGCTAGACTTCTTGCACATGTGCATTTCAGTAATGGTAATCAGTAATCAGTCAGTAAGTAAAAATACCTTTTCAAGACCAGCAAAAATAGCAAATGGTGACAATCAGGAGTTAAAGTACTGACATAATACATTAGCACCTGAAAGAAAAACCTACATTTAAGGAAGATGCCGCAAACTATGCACAGATGCCATCAATTTTACTCACTGATTTACCTGGGCTGTCTTTCCAGCCCAGAGACGACATTCAACCGTGACCCCATCATCACATACCCCCACTGTCAGACTCAGACGTGGGATCCATTCAGCCTTAGATGCTTTAGCCTTTTATCCTGCCCTAAGTGCCCTGCCAAAGAATTATTATGAGCTGCTGCATGGAAAAGCCTGCTCCTGTGGCTTATGGTAACCACCAACTGGATAATTATCTCATTTATTTGTGTCCTGTGCCACTCTACATAATTCATCATTAATGATGAAGAAATTTTGGGTATGACAGGGCAACCTGCCCTGATGGTCAAGCACCTGACCATCAATTGCCTTCACTTACCCAAAGCTATGCATTGGGGTGTTGTCCTGAGACTATGAGTGGGAAATCCTGTAGGAGGACTCCAGTGGTGAGCCAGTACGCACTCTTGTGCAAGTCCCCCCTTTTGGGCAGGGCCTTGCTGGCTGGATCCCACCCCCTGGCCCCTCCTGCTCTGGTTCAGATGATGACGGCCCTGGAGGTGCTTCTTCCTTGAGGGCTTCacatgtcacacacatacatgtctaGGGCAAGGTCCACCTGCCTTATTATCCCCGGAGACTGGCCATTTGATGCCCAAAATTCATGCCTTGACACTATGATTTTCTACCCCAAAATCaataatgacaaacacaaatagaTATTCAGGAATGTCCACATATACATACGTCCCTGTCATCTGCCATGCTTTTTTCCAGTAATTTTGAACCAAGAATTTGTGGATTGTGGTCTGATTGCAGATCAAATTCACCAAGGCTTGATATGCATGCCATTTGATTTTCACTGACAGGTAGTGTGTCCCTGGCACAGAACAGTAACAGCTCTCCTGCAAGGGCCTCAACCCAGCCCAACTTGAaggaaaagggagaaagagtgcAGGGAAGTGAGCGTGGGgacagggggtggggctggaaTGGAGAAGGGAATATGAATACAGGGAAGAAGTTTGGGAGGTGTCCTCATTTCTGAGGGGTGGAGACaagtagagagacagaaaggctTACTCTCCCTGGTTATGCCATGAGGTGGTCTTGAGATAGGCCCATTCCACTTAGGTTTGTTTAGGTAGACAGGAGGTGAAGTGTTGTACTATGAGATCATTAATCGCCATGGAATCACATTCCTTGGAGAAGAACCATTGCTTGTAACAATCCCAGAACTTCTGTGCAAAGATGAAGGATTGGTCAAACTCTTTGAGTCTCAGCATTCAGAAGTACTGCTGGTGCTGCCCTGGGGTTTAATTGATTTGCTGCAGGATGGCTGCCTTCAGCAAATCATACTCCAACCATGAGCTGGGCTTCCCCCAAGAGCAGGAAAAGTGGAAGGTCCCCAAGCTTTGCTGTGGCCTGCTGCTGTGCACTTGATAAGCTCCATGCTCACTTTGGGGTCATCCTGTGGTGTATTCTTTGAAAGGCTGAAGTGGGTCACAGCTGGAGTACTGCAAGGCTGCAGTTGACTCTGCAGAGTTTGGCAGGTCTTGGTCTGCTCCCAGGTTTGGCACTACTGTGGGGGTTCCCCTGGATTGAGCAGGGAAAAAGGGATTGCATACATTACA
The Electrophorus electricus isolate fEleEle1 chromosome 20, fEleEle1.pri, whole genome shotgun sequence genome window above contains:
- the LOC113585528 gene encoding trypsin-3-like codes for the protein MRKCVEYSLLLLAVLFTQGLLQQRIIGGQEVVPNSIKYQASLQFNGNHYCGGTLISAQWVVSAAHCWKPNYLTKVVLGAHDLTMKDGTEQEFSITKAFIYYMYNYRTFDSDIMLLKFDRPAELNDYVQPAMLASPSGLPLSAGATCTVSGWGIMQLFSYYLSPVLRAVDVEVISCQTYYTYRTSNNMICAGSPLGGKDSCQGDSGGPLVCNGYLEGIVSWGISCANPYYPGVYTKVRNFNQWIGWIISSNSN
- the LOC113585527 gene encoding trypsin-3-like, whose protein sequence is MKKYVEYSILLVVFIIQGSLQQRIIGGQEVVPNSIKYQASIQYNGNHYCGGTLINAQWVVSAAHCWKPYYLITVVLGAHDLTKLEGTVQAFNVTKALVYYMYNYRTFDGDIMLLKFDRPASVNAYVQPALLSSVSASPLSGGVTCTVSGWGVTQVYSYYLSPVLRSVDVQVISGCQVYYYYYMITDSMMCAGSPIGGKDSCQGDSGGPLVCNGYFEGIVSWGISCANPYYPGVYTKVRNFIQWINSTISSNSN